The proteins below come from a single Podarcis muralis chromosome 8, rPodMur119.hap1.1, whole genome shotgun sequence genomic window:
- the MARCHF11 gene encoding E3 ubiquitin-protein ligase MARCHF11 gives MSRNGGGGGSPGEPPEGPAPRSEATATPPPPPPAPEVTAAAGGAVRGEKPETRSVCSNSSGDGGGGGAGPICKICFQGAEQGELLNPCRCDGSVRYTHQLCLLKWISERGSWTCELCCYRYHVIAIKMKKPCQWQSITVTLVEKVQMIAVMLGSLFLVASVTWLLWSAFSPYAVWQRKDVLFQICYGMYGFMDLVCIGLIVHEGASVCRVFKRWRAVNLHWDVLNYDKATDIEESNRGESTTSRTLWLPLNAFRNRSLVHPTQLTSPRFQCGYVLLHLFSRMRPQEDSSDDNSSGEVVMRVTSV, from the exons ATGAGCCGCaacggcggtggcggcggcagccccGGCGAGCCGCCGGAGGGCCCCGCCCCGCGCTCGGAGGCGACGGcgacgcctcctcctcctccgccggctCCTGAGGTAACGGCTGCCGCCGGCGGGGCCGTCCGGGGCGAGAAGCCCGAGACGCGCTCAgtgtgcagcaacagcagcggggATGGCGGCGGGGGCGGCGCCGGCCCCATCTGCAAGATCTGCTTCCAGGGCGCCGAGCAG GGTGAATTGTTAAATCCCTGTCGATGTGATGGGTCAGTTCGGTATACACATCAACTTTGCCTATTGAAATGGATTAGTGAAAGAGGGTCCTGGACTTGTGAACTCTGCTGTTACAGATACCATGTTATagcaattaaaatgaaaaagcCTTGTCAG TGGCAAAGCATTACTGTAACTCTGGTTGAGAAAGTGCAGATGATTGCTGTAATGTTGGGATCACTGTTCTTAGTAGCAAGTGTAACTTGGCTTCTGTGGTCAGCCTTCAGTCCTTATGCAGTATGGCAAAGAAAAGATGTCCTTTTTCAAATCTGCTATGGAATGTATGGTTTTATGGATCTGGTGTGCATAG GACTTATTGTGCATGAAGGGGCCTCAGTTTGCAGAGTATTTAAGCGTTGGCGGGCTGTCAATCTGCACTGGGATGTATTAAATTATGATAAAGCTACAGACATAGAAGAGAGCAACCGTGGAGAATCCACAACATCTAGGACTTTGTGGTTACCACTAAATGCATTTAGAAACAGAAGTTTAGTTCATCCAACACAGTTAACCTCACCAAGATTTCAGTGTGGCTATGTTTTGTTACATCTCTTCAGTCGAATGCGACCTCAGGAGGATTCATCAGATGACAACAGCTCTGGAGAGGTGGTAATGAGAGTGACTTCAGTGTAA